The Enterobacter asburiae sequence GCGTTCCGCGCTGGAGTGCTGCCATAAAGGCTGGGGCGAGAGCATCATCATCGGCGTGGCCGGGGCGGGCCAGGAGATCAAAACCCGTCCATTCCAGCTGGTGACAGGACGCGTCTGGCGCGGCTCCGCCTTTGGCGGGGTGAAGGGGCGTACCCAGCTTCCTGGCATGGTGGAGGATGCTATGGTCGGTAAAATTCAGCTCGACCCGTTCATTACCCACCGTTTGCCGCTGGAGCAGATCAACGACGCGTTCGATCTGATGCACGAAGGAAAATCCATCCGCACCGTCATTCATTTCGGCGACAAGTAACTCTTCTGCCAGCGGTTTTTAGCCGCTGGCATTTCTTTAATAATCTTCTCTAAAGTGTGACCAGTGCGGCGTTTTTAGCCGTAATCTAAATCCCCACCGTGCCGATGACTATTTAACACGCATGTTTTTACGCATCTTCCCTACAAGAGAGTCGACGGTCATGGACAACACTACTTCGATGCAGGCGCAGCGCAAGCTGGGCTTCCTGCATCACATCAGGCTGGTTCCGCTGTTTTCCTCCATTCTCGGTGGCATTATTCTGCTGTTTGCCTTGAGCTCAGGGCTGGCGGGGTATTTCCTGCTGCAGGCCGATAACGATCAGCAGGACGTTACATCTGAAATTCAGGTGCGTATGGGGCTGTCGAACAGCTCAAACCATCTGCGAACCGCGCGTATCAATATGATCCACGCCGGGGCGGCAAGCCGTATCGCGGAGATGGAAGCGATGAAGCAGAACATCCGCGAGGCGGAAACGCGAATTAAGCAGTCCCAGGATAGCTTTACCGCCTATATGAATCGTTCCGTGCGTAGCCCGGCGGACGAAGCGCTGGATGCGGACCTGAAGGCACGCTACGACGCCTATATCGCGGGCCTGCAGCCGATGGTCAAATTTGCCAAAAACGGCATGTTCGAGGCGATCATCAACCACGAAAATGAAACCGCCCGCCCGCTGGATGACGCTTATAACGCCGTTCTGCTGAAGGCGATTAAGATCCGTACCGACCGCGCCAATGCGCTGACGGCACAGGCGCACAGCCGCACGCAGCTGGGCCTGATGTTTATGGTGGGGGCGTTTGCGCTGGCGCTGGTGCTGACCGCCATGACCTTCGTTGTGCTGCGCCGCACCGTCATTAATCCGCTGCAGCGTGCAGCGAAACGTATCGAGAATATCGCCAAAGGCGACCTGACGATGCCGGACGACGTGGCCGGACGCAGCGAAATTGGCCGCCTGACGCGCGATCTGCAAACCATGCAGCACTCCCTTGAAACAACGGTCGGCACCGTCCGTCAGGGGGCGGAGGAGATCTACCGGGGTACCAGCGAGATTTCAGCCGGTAACACCGATCTCTCTTCGCGCACCGAGCAGCAGGCCGCGGCCATTGAGCAGACAGCCGCGAGCATGGAGCAACTGACCGCGACGGTGAAGCAGAACGCCGATAACGCGCATCATGCCAGCAAGCTGGCGGAGGATGCCTCCGGAAAAGCCAGCCGCGGCGGCCAGATGGTCTCCGGCGTGGTGAAAACCATGGGCAATATTTCGACCAGTTCGAAGAAAATCTCTGAGATTACCGCGGTGATCAACAGTATTGCCTTCCAGACCAATATCCTGGCGCTTAACGCGGCGGTAGAAGCGGCGCGCGCGGGCGAGCAGGGGCGCGGGTTCGCCGTGGTGGCCAGCGAAGTCCGAACTCTGGCCAGCCGCAGCGCCAACGCCGCAAAAGAGATCGAAAGCCTGATCAACGAATCGGTGTCGCTGATTGACCAGGGTTCCGGTGAGGTCGTTGCCGCAGGCAACACCATGAATGAGATCGTCGAAGCGGTTAAGCGCGTGACCGACATCATGCTGGAAATTGCCGCCGCATCTGACGAGCAGAGCCGCGGTATCGTGCAGGTCAGCCAGGCCATTTCGGAGATGGATAAAGTGACCCAGCAGAACGCCTCACTGGTGGAAGAAGCCTCCGCGGCGGCGGCGTCGCTGGAAGAACAGGGGGCGCGTCTGACCGAGGCGGTCGGGGCGTTTCGTCTGAGCAGTGCGAAGCCGAACCGCGCGGTGGCGTCAGCGCCAGTGGCGACGAGCGCGCCGTTGCGCCCGGCGGCGACAGTTTCGGGGGATAACTGGGAGACGTTCTGAGCCGTGAGTTTTGTCGGGTGGCGGCTTCGCCTTACCCGACCTACTTGTATTTGTAGGCCCGTTTAAGCGTAGCGCCACCGGGCAAAAAAAAGGGACCTTTCGGTCCCTTTTTCATTTGTTACTGCTTATCGGGTAACGCGTACGCGATAACGTAATCACCGCGATCCGGCGACTGGCGGGCGCCCCCGGCGTTAATCACGATGTACTGCTTGCCGGTTTTCGGCGAGACGTAGGTCATCGGGCCGGACTGGCTGCCGACCGGCAGACGGTCCTTCCAGATCTCTTTCCCGGTGGCGGTATCAAACGCGCGCAGGTAGAAATCCTGGGTGCCGGCGAAGAACAGCAGGCCGGACTGGGTTGACAGTGACGCGCCCAGCGTCGGCATACCGATCGGGATTGGCATGTGCATGCGAATGCCCAGAGGGCCGGTATCTTCCACCGTGCCGACAGGGACCTGCCACACCAGCTTGCCGGTTTTCAGGTCAACGGCCGACATGGTGCCGAACGGCGGCTTCTGGCACGGAATGCCCAGCGGCGACAGAAAACGTTCGCGCATCGCGCCGAACGGCGTACCGTCCATCGGGACAATCCCCATCTCAATGCCGCTGGCGTTTTTCGCCACGTTCGCGCGCGGCACCATGTAGTTTGCCAGGCCCAGGCGCATATCGTTGACGAACATCAGGCTGTTGTTCGGGTCAACGGAGACGCTGCCCCAGTTCATTCCACCGAGCGAGCCGGGGAACTGCAGGGAACGGTCGAGACCCGGCGGGGTGAAGACGCCCTGATGACGCATCTCTTTAAACTGAATGCGGCACAGCAGCAGGTCAACAGGCGTCGCCCCCCACATGTCGGAC is a genomic window containing:
- a CDS encoding HAMP domain-containing protein, which gives rise to MDNTTSMQAQRKLGFLHHIRLVPLFSSILGGIILLFALSSGLAGYFLLQADNDQQDVTSEIQVRMGLSNSSNHLRTARINMIHAGAASRIAEMEAMKQNIREAETRIKQSQDSFTAYMNRSVRSPADEALDADLKARYDAYIAGLQPMVKFAKNGMFEAIINHENETARPLDDAYNAVLLKAIKIRTDRANALTAQAHSRTQLGLMFMVGAFALALVLTAMTFVVLRRTVINPLQRAAKRIENIAKGDLTMPDDVAGRSEIGRLTRDLQTMQHSLETTVGTVRQGAEEIYRGTSEISAGNTDLSSRTEQQAAAIEQTAASMEQLTATVKQNADNAHHASKLAEDASGKASRGGQMVSGVVKTMGNISTSSKKISEITAVINSIAFQTNILALNAAVEAARAGEQGRGFAVVASEVRTLASRSANAAKEIESLINESVSLIDQGSGEVVAAGNTMNEIVEAVKRVTDIMLEIAAASDEQSRGIVQVSQAISEMDKVTQQNASLVEEASAAAASLEEQGARLTEAVGAFRLSSAKPNRAVASAPVATSAPLRPAATVSGDNWETF